A portion of the Lolium rigidum isolate FL_2022 chromosome 1, APGP_CSIRO_Lrig_0.1, whole genome shotgun sequence genome contains these proteins:
- the LOC124666924 gene encoding lipoxygenase 2.3, chloroplastic-like, giving the protein MIHLKQPLVLCTSSSNLASPLLATAAAASSRLRDASGASRHLRSRRICCVSTHEAVGASTSVTAKERPLTVTAIITAQAPSSAYLSRGVDNLQDLFGKTLLLELVSSELDPRTGAQRGKVKGSAHMTLKKGTYEAKLSVPASFGPVGAVLVENQHHKEMFIKDIKLITGGDESTVVTFDVGSWVHSKFDNPEPRIFFTIRSYLPAQTPAGIEALRRTELETLRGDGHGERKFHERVYDYDTYNDLGDPENNIDHKRPVLGTEEHPYPRRCRTGRPMIMLDHKTEKRSSPVYVPRDEQFSDVKGHDFSAATMQSLLHSILPALAPLLNNSKSFSDFPDIDALYRDGMLLNVDSANSFNNVISRVVRKIKDTTEHALRFEVPKMLERDRFSWFEDEEFARQTLAGLNPNCIRLLMEFPIVSKHDASVYGPPESALTKELLEKMMKGLLTVDEALEEKRLFLLDYHDIFLPYVHKVRELPDTTLYGSRTIFFLTDEGTLMPLAIELTRPQSPTKPQWKRAFTHGPNATEKWLWKLAKAHVLTHDSAYHQLVSHWLRTHACAEPYIIATNRQLSRMHPVYRLLHPHLRYTMEINAMARDRLINADGAFEEAYWPGRYSMELTSVAYDATWQFNTEALPEDLVSRGLAMRRDDGELELTIKDYPYANDGLLIWNAIEQWVSDYVDFYYKSDEDITSDNELQAWWEEVRTKGHADKKDEPWWPVCNSKDNLVQVLSIIMWVTSGYHAAVNFGLYQFAGYFPNRPTVVRKNIPVEENREDDMKKFMARPEEFLLESLPSQMQAIKTMATLGIFSSHSPDEEYIGEYAEPAWLAEPVVKAAFDKFSSRLKEVEGTIDERNNNMENKNRCGAGIVPYELLKPFSEPGVTGRGIPNSISI; this is encoded by the exons ATGATCCATCTGAAGCAGCCTCTGGTCCTATGCACGTCCAGCAGCAACTTGGCCTCGCCGCTCTTGGCCACCGCGGCAGCGGCGAGCAGCCGGCTGAGGGACGCCTCCGGAGCTTCGCGCCATCTCAGATCTCGCCGGATCTGCTGCGTGTCTACGCACGAGGCCGTCGGCGCGTCCACGTCGGTAACGGCCAAGGAGAGGCCGTTGACGGTGACGGCCATCATCACCGCCCAGGCACCGTCCTCCGCGTACCTCTCGCGCGGCGTCGACAACCTCCAGGACCTCTTCGGCAAGACGCTACTCCTTGAGCTCGTTAGCTCCGAGCTCGACCCAA GGACAGGAGCGCAGAGGGGGAAAGTGAAGGGGTCCGCGCACATGACACTCAAAAAAGGAACTTACGAGGCGAAGTTGTCGGTCCCGGCATCATTTGGACCGGTGGGAGCGGTGCTGGTGGAGAACCAACACCATAAAGAGATGTTCATCAAGGATATCAAGCTTATCACCGGTGGGGATGAGAGCACCGTCGTTACCTTCGACGTTGGCTCCTGGGTGCACTCCAAGTTTGATAACCCTGAACCACGCATCTTCTTCACTATCAGA TCGTACTTGCCGGCGCAGACCCCTGCAGGGATTGAGGCACTCAGGAGGACGGAGCTGGAGACGCTGCGTGGCGATGGGCATGGCGAACGCAAGTTCCATGAGCGCGTCTACGACTATGACACCTACAACGACCTCGGTGATCCAGAAAACAACATTGACCATAAACGTCCCGTGCTTGGCACTGAGGAGCACCCCTACCCTCGCCGATGCCGCACCGGACGCCCCATGATCATGCTCG ACCACAAGACGGAGAAGAGGAGCTCGCCGGTGTATGTGCCACGTGACGAGCAATTCTCGGATGTGAAAGGACATGACTTCAGCGCGGCAACGATGCAATCGTTGTTGCATTCCATCCTGCCAGCGCTAGCGCCGCTTCTCAACAACTCAAAGTCCTTCTCAGACTTCCCAGACATTGACGCCCTCTATAGAGACGGTATGCTGCTCAACGTTGACAGCGCTAACTCCTTCAACAACGTCATCTCCCGTGTAGTCCGGAAGATCAAGGATACCACGGAGCACGCGCTCCGCTTCGAGGTCCCCAAGATGCTTGAGA GAGATAGATTCTCGTGGTTCGAAGACGAGGAGTTTGCGAGGCAGACCCTTGCGGGGCTCAACCCTAATTGCATCCGCCTGCTTATG GAATTTCCCATAGTGAGTAAGCACGACGCTTCGGTGTACGGCCCGCCGGAGTCGGCCCTTACCAAGGAGCTCCTGGAGAAGATGATGAAGGGTCTCCTGACAGTGGATGAGGCGCTGGAGGAGAAGCGGCTGTTCCTGCTGGACTACCACGACATATTCCTGCCGTACGTGCACAAGGTGCGCGAGCTGCCGGACACGACGCTGTACGGGTCCCGcaccatcttcttcctcaccgaCGAAGGCACGCTGATGCCGCTGGCCATCGAGTTGACACGGCCGCAGTCGCCGACCAAGCCACAATGGAAGCGCGCCTTCACGCACGGTCCCAACGCCACCGAAAAGTGGCTGTGGAAGCTTGCCAAGGCGCACGTACTGACCCACGACAGCGCCTACCACCAGCTCGTCAGCCACTGGCTGCGCACGCACGCCTGCGCCGAGCCGTACATCATCGCCACCAACCGGCAGCTCAGCCGGATGCACCCGGTGTACCGCCTGCTGCACCCGCACTTGCGCTACACCATGGAAATCAACGCCATGGCCAGGGACAGGCTCATCAACGCGGACGGCGCCTTCGAGGAGGCATACTGGCCCGGTAGGTACTCCATGGAGCTCACCTCCGTTGCCTACGACGCGACCTGGCAGTTCAACACGGAGGCGCTGCCGGAGGACCTGGTCAGCCGTGGACTTGCCATGCGCCGGGATGATGGTGAGCTGGAGCTCACTATCAAGGACTACCCGTACGCCAATGACGGGCTCCTCATCTGGAACGCTATCGAGCAGTGGGTGTCCGATTATGTAGATTTCTACTACAAGTCCGACGAGGATATTACCAGCGACAACGAGCTCCAGGCGTGGTGGGAGGAGGTGCGAACCAAGGGGCACGCGGACAAGAAGGACGAGCCGTGGTGGCCGGTGTGCAACTCCAAGGATAACCTCGTCCAGGTCCTAAGCATCATCATGTGGGTCACGTCCGGCTACCACGCCGCCGTCAATTTTGGGCTATACCAGTTCGCCGGGTACTTCCCAAACCGCCCCACTGTTGTGCGGAAGAACATCCCAGTGGAGGAGAACAGGGAGGATGACATGAAGAAATTcatggccaggccagaggagtttCTCCTGGAGAGCCTCCCCTCGCAGATGCAGGCCATCAAGACGATGGCGACGCTGGGCATTTTCTCCTCACATTCGCCTGACGAGGAATACATTGGAGAGTATGCCGAGCCGGCGTGGCTGGCTGAGCCCGTGGTCAAGGCAGCATTCGACAAGTTCAGCAGCAGGCTAAAGGAGGTGGAGGGGACCATCGATGAGCGAAACAACAACATGGAGAACAAGAACAGGTGCGGCGCTGGCATTGTGCCCTATGAGCTGCTCAAACCGTTCTCAGAGCCGGGGGTCACTGGGAGGGGTATCCCCAACAGCATCTCCATCTGA